From the Vanessa cardui chromosome 8, ilVanCard2.1, whole genome shotgun sequence genome, the window GTGTGTGTATAATACGTCAAACTAAAGCAAAATATCGGAAATGAGGGACAAATAACTAATTGAATTACGTTCCATCCAAGAAGTGGAGCTCCTAAAcagtgtatataaatttaaataaaactaattataacggatgaatcgcgtatattaattatttttaaacatcccgacatttcgagcacttcgcagtgttcgtggtcacgggtagactaatatgacatttgtctatttgaagaacaaaggaaatattattaacaactaccgccaacgatttctcaattgatatcttgagtaacgttccgtgAGAAAAAAAAAGTGCAAAGTGCTCggaacgtcgggatgtttaaaaataattaatatacgcgattcatccgttataattagttttatttaagagtATACGTATTTCTTTcgtgtgtataatacatacattaaactAGAGCGAGCTAAATGAGGGACAGATAACTGATTGTATTACGTTCCATCCAAGAAGTGGAGCTCTTAAACAGTGTATATAGGTAGTTTTACGACACTTGCCAAAATGCCCTGCGAATAGCTGGCTatcagaaataatttataacttttgtacgcATCCAAACTgcttccatttattttttcagtcctATGCTCAAAgtttgtctggaagaaattactaccgtagcgataagacACCTGTACATCTACTCAACATGTTACCCATTTGCCTTACTTGCcttgtacaataaagagtatttattattatatccagtagaatagtttaaaattagtttaaaaaaaatgtcatacataaataattaagtaaaattgcttTTGTGAACTTACTAACCAATTTaggtattaagattaattaatttatttttactaacactatatggatctatactccagccaaattcgatgtggaatgtttaataacaaagcgttgcttagcaaccaatGTCAGacagatgctcaaaacatttttagaaatatgtacaacaattatttttgatgttaataaaaattaaatttgatgattaataataaaatatttaagacaaaggactaagcgcattaatacctccaattttaaaatgatatcagaaattacctcgtagttatataattcgctttattaactttatctatcgcctcccaaacgacaggactcattaagattaatttgaaacagtgattttagtgctatatttatgctagccaaaacaagatgtctttttttaatctatgtgtaatgaaacgttgtgtgtaatgttaaaattcttaacctgttgtggttatactaccattataatacgactaaaaatatacaccaccaattacGAAGAGCTTGTATCGCTATTATATTTTACCTTCCACTTGCTTAAAAAATACTCCAAATGTTACtaacctgcgatttctttacgtcagttttaaaatatagggttgttagttttgtagtaatattatagtggtaattaaaaaattttaaacttttattttaagctaattttcatataaattatgtattgaccggctaaataaaatttttggattctgtattaaattcaattttttgtgttgaaacaggaaattgtgttataatgaatatagttgtaattataataattattattttttattaagagtgtatcaaccctaattatgatgacacatggtttgtttactaaaattccagatcgaatgtggctagagtatatgtaaattatggtctgaaataaattattattattattatttatgtttctctTCTGTTTTTTCTCCCTTTTAGAGGGGTAGTGGAACTGATACACGAGCCTAAGCCAAGTGTATCGGCCTTTAAATTAAGGATCTGATAATGCTAAGAACTTACGAGTGAGACGGCAAGTGTTGAGGATAACTGCTTTCTGAATGAGTCTGATGGTGGATGAGGGCATTTGCAGGGCATTTAGGTTATTCGATAGAGTTTTCGGGACAACGCCCGTTGTAGATATCACAATGGGCAAGATTTTTATGTTATCTACTTGCCATTGCCTTTTAATCTCACTAGCCAGTTCTAAGTATTTTGTTATCTTTTCAGTGTATGTATTAAGGAGATTCTGTGTGTTGCATACTGCTatgtctataatttattattattattattatagggaGGGGCGTGTGTGCTCACCACTCTGGTGCCGTAGTTGATGTGCGCGAGCGAGGCGGCTGCCGTGAGCGCCAGTAGCAGTAGCAGCTCGGAGGCGGGCGACACGCGCAGTCCTAGCACGGCGCACAGCGCCAGCGCGTACGGCACCAAAAGCCCGTTGAACGCCTCGCAGCGCGTGTCGCTCATTTGCGACACGATCAGACGGCACTGCCGACGATATCGCTCACGATATAGCTTTAGCTCGACATGTACACATGACTATAGTAGAATGTAGAATgtagaatgtatttatttgaaacacaggCACAGGTATTACAATAAAGAAGGaacaagagaaacaaaaaaaatctacgaactaactaaaactatgacaataaatccaaaaacaattatgtGCGTAGACATGTACACATAGAAAGCCTGCAAATATGCCGTGTCCCAAACAGGCGGACCATTCAGCGAAATATGGgtcctaaaaaaaaaacccaatgctgattttcaatggtcacCTTTTTGTCGTATTCATTGTGtcgtacgacacaaattagatgtagcatcggaaaatgcaatggaatgaaaataaaaccgattactgacgatttacacgaccaatacaaatagctccctatcgcgacattcgacgctattcgtcgctatagattcaagagtcagagaaaacaagtgcatgtaaaccgacgcgtcaaattgacgaatatattaggtcatatgatattacaagttattacgtttgtgcaaagatcatattcgcatgagaaataaatattgataatttgggatagcgtacttaattcggatgtgatcggttttacgaaatttgccgatgcgacatctaagttgtgtcgtactatacattattaattaggtAAGGTTCTTTAAAGCAAATTGTCCGCTATTTATTGATTTCACAACTATATATTTGTACGATACTTGTACGATTTTATAATAAGAGTAAACCTGGCTAACTCTTCCTTCAATAGGCagtgtttggcagtagaataatttatattcttattataatcTGTAGCCTGATGGCtatacatttgtattttgtatgtataaaccgtcaataaatcataaaatcattttatattaatactagcgCCCTGGCACGGCTTCGCAAGGATGCAATGCTTATACgaaatatgctacagaatttgattatttacgacgtcacattagaGCCTtcgaaaattatcagtattattttactatattttaatatattatatcagggTTTGAaaaataggatttttttatataaatccgATATATCATCTTCGTTTTCTGGATATATATCAGATATATATCCAGGCTAAGAAAACGAAGCGGATTTCATCTtgtaaacacttaaaaatgtGAAATACAAGCGTTGAAATTccacattttttattacaaaagagTAACAAAGGAATAAGTGCCTATCTATTTGAGacagaaaattttaatgaacacTTAAAAAACaagtaccttttttttaaataaaaagctaGCCGTACTGGTAAGTTAAATGGAATTTCCCCTACTTTAAATGAGGTTGCCATTTTGGGAAACAATCTAAATTATTCTGAATTATAGTTTTTCGCTACGTGTTGCCAGGGTAAACATAAATCTACAAAATTTGTATTTCAGAAGACAAGAAAAAATCGATTGATATATATCCGCGAACcgtgtattatgtacaaaaaccatcctctaGAAACActcttaaaaaaaaccgcatcaaaatctgttgcgaaGTATCAAaagtctaagcatacatagggacagacagtagtatgcaactttgttttatgcagggccgtatttaagggagggcaaccggggcaactgccctggggcctccacatgagagggggccacagttttcagcaagttaacaaatactgagatatagtcaaattataataatgttaccatttaatattttaaaagttaccgatacaaatacgaaacaattcatagcttactgattgaaataaataaaactaattaattcataataatataattattagggtgttcacgcttctgtttgtctagggccctcactgctttgtggccttgggacctccacacctttaaatccgactctggttTTATGCTAATGATAACTCACATTTATGTTGGAGAAAATTGTCCCGGTGAGCACGTAAAACAGCCTCGGACTCCGACTGAGGATGTCGGTAGGCGAGTACAACGCCCATATAGTGCTCAGGCAGAAGAAAAACACCAGCGGTACGAGCGGCCTCACAGCCTCCATGAACGGACGCATCTTGCCGGTACCGTCGCGATACGATCTGGAACGAAAactcttatgttaataaatgtcacTTCTCACTGTTCACTTTAAGTTCTTTTTCCAATAAAACAGTCCACACAAACttctattacttttattacactataattatagttacagcGTTTCTACTTAGTAAGCACTCCATGAACAAATTGAACTAAACTCCATCTAATttgtaataacttatataactttTGATAATCGTCCCACCCAGAAAATAAGTTACTACTACCCTCacaatatttgataaacaaaatctatataataacattaattagttttatgattgattttaataaccATTTACCCACTTtaagtatcttaaattatttaattaatatttaacacaacaataattatatttatgctgTATGCTTCATGTTGGGACTGGAGTGACCGGATGTCTCTAACACTTATTTCaggttaaagaactttattaccCATAAAGAACCTTACAGTTCACTTTACAATGAGCAATACACATATCTTATATACAAAGGTTGTTTTTTGTGGTATAATCCGCGGCAGTACATATCGACATTGACCCaaagaagataaataaaaacaatgaaaaaatgttgtagtaattttctttttttttattttatagaagttattatgaatattaataccggttgcctggaagagatcgctcttctagcgataaggccgccgattgtatactctattacattgtttttttttttttgttttaaaatgttatgtactttccttggtgtacaataaagtatatttcattcattcattcattcatattaattaacttttttgaCAAGGAATCACAAtaacaccagcctgtaaattcccactgctgggctaaaggcctcctttccctttaaggagaaggtttgaaacatattccaccacgcagttccaatgcgacTTGGTGGAATCACGTAGATTACTAATATTACTATACTAATGTTtcccttatttttttatatggagtAAGTAAGTGGGTTAAACACTTCGAAATCGAAactgcaatatattttataacgtatGACCTATGAACGCGGATGGCTATTGTGTAAGTACTATAcaattcattactttttttttaaatttattggtcATGTCAAGACATCGATAAAAATACAGAATAAAATCAAcgcaatacatttaaaaatggcgACCGTCGTCTTTATAACGAGTATTCGTATCTTTCTTTtaacagttaaaaaaaacaaaaaacacattacaaagatattgtaaatatactaaACATCCAATATCTTTAATAAACATACTTGTAAATATTCCACAATATGATAGTCTGGCTGGTAATCATCGCAGAGAAGTAGAGGACAATTTCGAATACGATTCCAGGAGTGATCCCTCCCGGCAATGACACGTGCCACGCACGGGGTCCCGTCACCGACGTCACCAATAGCAGGATGCAGGAGCCCTGAAATGTGTCGTTACATTAATATGGACTGATTAAATCAACACTCACTTCAACATAGTCAATTTTTCAAAGTTGAAAAAATGTGATACCATTAGCTTTATATATACAAGAACAGCCTGtcataaggcctcctctctctttgagaagaaggtttggaacatattccaccaccctgttctaatgcgagttggtagaatacacatgtggcagagtttctatgtaattaggcacgtgcaggtttcctcgcgatgtattccttcaccgctgagcacgagatgaattataaagacaaattaagcacatgaaacagcggtgctcgcctgggctcgaacccgcaattatcggataagatgcacgcgtcctaaccactggaccatttcggctattttatatatagactatattataattttgaattcattattttaataacagcaACAAAAGAAgagtatatatatagaatatttaaacaatagaaGGATATCTTACAATCATTGTAAAGTCATATCCCCAAGGCAAGAACATAACACCAGTGTTGTACTTTTCCCAATGAGTTAAATAgaagttcaaaaatatattccatattacaaagaaaaatctTAACGGACTCAGCTCATCTCTGTAACaaagacaaatataaatttaaagatcagaattcatttaaaaaaaaaaaaaatcaatatgaaagtatataatttttggtCATACCTTCCAAAAATGCTGTATAAACATGTAGGTATCAGAACTGTAGAGTATGAATCAAGACCATGATCAAAAAGTTCACCCAATGGACCACTGCTGCCTGTTCTACGAGCTTGTTTACCATCAATACCATctgaaatgtttatattttgattatcttAGTCGTCAAAAACTAATTACCATCCCtgacaataaaaatgtttttttttttaatggaccaaaataaataatttatttaactgatCAAGCCAGAttttgtaagtattattttttatagtaattattttattgatcttATAAAGGTCAGttcttatttttaacttttaatgacatggctaaaataatactttgtaaGTCATATATGTTTgcatctttgtaatattaatgtgtGAATAGAGTATTGCACATTacgaaaataaacacatttaaatctcatcataaaatgtattcataagttttataatattgtaaaatattattcaaaatgttacaataaatatttcgtcttgtagttttaaaatcattaataaataaaagaaaccaaaaatattggtttaaagaataattttcatTCTTGTAATAAGAAGAGTTATTTCAAGAAATCAATTTTAGTAtgtgtttaatatgtattagtaaCATTTGTTATCAAAACTGGAAGAGGATGCAATGTTTTGTTAACTATAGTTATCAATGTAAGACATTATAATGTTGATAACAAAGGGCAACTAAGAATGAGAGATTGCCTTATTAGACAAATACATTACTTTGGAgcaatattattgattattctaacaatgtaatatttattacttggtcaatatatgaaattttattggtAAATAAGTGTAACTGTATTGCTTGTTTATTCTTCATGGTCTATATGTTCATTGATACATACTTTCATAATAGTAGTATTTCAATTTTAGAAGGGTTCATTATGcacacataatttaaaaataatatatgtatatgtacaataCTAGCATGAGATTTTTTATGAATCTGGATTACAttcaatgaattttatttgtcattgtaaatttctttaaaaaaacacaactttaaaagaattcaaaaatatatatcacatttataaatatcatgaaTACTAATAGCATCattaatgtgtaataaaataatatattatgtatattcattcaTGTTGTATAGTTAATTAGATGGAATAATAATGTCTAAAATTATAATGCTCACCAAGTGTATAAGCCACAAATAAGTTAACTGCAGAGACTGCCCATACCCAGCTGGGTATATGATCATTGGTGGCATTTTCCTTTGTAAGGGCATGGAATCCATAATCATAGTAGGAGAACAATAAAAAGTTAAGGACTGTCAGTAGGAAGCCAGAAAATGTTAAAAGGTTTGGTGCCACCCACACCGGACAAAACTGCAACATTTCAGtttgtgttaatatttatttaaatacattcacATGCGgctacatttattttactacaaaagtaaaaataaaatgaacttaAACATcacttaaaattatgtatattacttaCGTCACAAATTAATACTGCCACACAAGatcaatcatttaaaaaaataatatataaaactgacTATGGGTATGAACTGCTATAAATCTTttctaaatatgaaaaaaaatttaatttaaaaatgtttatcagAAAAATTGTATACagtaaaatatacatgtaaGGAAGTTAGAACAAGAGAGGCCTTGAAATATAGCTTCTAGGCCTCGACATGTGTTAATCTAATACTGATaacactaaatataatattaacactaATACAATACATGTTAATGAAATCAACTATTGGCTATGTATTTGTGAATTATAGTATGAGCATAAGTACTctactactattatattttatttttagtttgaaaaCTTAATGCTATATATTGAAACAGATCTGCAAGATATGTTGCTTATCAAAAAAGACTTTATAAGagtttaaataacattacttagaactatataataaatgtgattatttataatatgaaatgattTCGCTTACCTGAACACACCAGTTCCAAAAGGGGTGCATcacataattacttaatatgCTTGTATCAATTGAGTTATACTGaaagtagaaaataaattagtaaatgtataaccaaaaattaataatgcacAAACATGGTTAGGTTCAGAGCCGGTATAAATTACTTTGCCGTTttcttaacattttatttcaaaacataaacatatatttcaaaacaaaaatttaaataaaaaataagaaaatgaaatgtatgttcggtgaataataataataaaagaaaatactaacCTTGTATTTTTCAAACCCTTCCAGTTTATCCCTTGATAAGAAGCGAGCCATTTCAAATAATAAGATACAAATTCTTCGTAAAATACACCGATTTTACTATGCAGTTGAAGATATTTCTTTCATAAATGtagttaattttgtgttaacaaatatattaacaagTCATTTCCAAGTAGCGACATTACCACTGTTACGATTGGACTTCAAACTACTTatcaattaagtttaaattatgaAGTATGAACTACGAAATAgaagcactgaatattcaataaatactacTTGCGTTATCCGTTCTAAATGCGTTGAACGTTGTTATACATGTCTTGTTACTAGCCTTAGAGCTTTTTTACATGGGTGAGTTATTTGTCACCGACCACCGTCATATTGATCTGTCAAGTGTCAGTTCACAATTGTCAGGATTTTCgactttcgtatttttttttaaatcgtttctGACACTGAGAATTAagctatttcttttttaatttgaggaaaagtattatataaccataaacaatatgtttatatagtgaatttataatttcaacaaaaaaataataaatgatttataataatttgatctCATGTACTTAGTTTAgagaaaatacaaatacaaaataaggaatataaataataaatatcaattttttatcattatcatgACCTTTcgtaaagatatatatatataatatatttattttagaataactACCTTTTTAAAGGTCTGCTGAAAGTTCCATTAAATCACtccaatcattttaattaattaattttaggtcAAGTTTTATTCCTTGTgtcactaataataaattataatattctgtcaacttagaataatatattagatagttattatttgtaaatgttacaCCATTTTcaatttgtgtaaaaaaatatcgtcGACAGGCCTACATATGCATTAAAATTCTATTCAGTTATTGTCTTTCTATACCAATGCACGTGAGAACGTCAAAGcatggtttttaaaaaaatataatgatgtttatatattttttcaatgcaTTTAGAACGGATAACGTTTATAGGACACATTTACAGGCTAAATTTCAGCCCCTATCCGACCTTTTGACActaaattaaatctaataacAGTTTTACgcaaagatgatgatgatgaggattagaacatacacaaaaaaataatttacatatttatgttttttgcaATCTTAGACTGTATTGATCCGATTTCAAAAGACTactaattaatagtaatatttgtttaatttgtacaTAGGGTACATAGATTTCTGACCTTAGCGTGTAAGAATTTGtccttacatttatattttgtacttaCCTAATATATCTTTGGGCTTAGAGACATACTTAAACAAAGATATGACGTAGTAAATACTAAGTACATTATCAAAGTACAGTATTGGGTTATAAGCTATAGCTAGCTGTTTAGTATTTCTTtagttattctattttaaatattcatattaaagtttttattcttATACTCGCTGTTTTGACTAAGTTTTGAGGTCGCGCTACATGACTGTTGtctatatttaatagtaattgtCTCGTGGGTCTAATGGGTAGCGTGCATAGTTATCTACTGATTATGAGGTCCTGTGTTAGAAGCCGCCGCCGAAATATGTACGCCCATTCCAGAACATTTTCAGTagcagtattttaaattttttctttaaataataattcgctATTAACTTTTTCAGTATGGATTTGTTATTTGAGATCCATAAAGATTTATTCTTCATAATTCTACTTATATCTTTAAGTGTCTTAACTTCGCGAACATCCATCAATACTTACATAATATCGTAACTCGAAATTTGGTACataaatagtctagagcctgagaaaggacataggctacttttcaaTTGGAAAAAAGTTTTGTAAACAAAGAGATCTCAcgtcaatgtaatattttatgttaatttgtgaaaatatattcacattTACTACGCGGGCAAATCCGCGGGTAACAGCTGTTttgtaacatatatgtatgtatataaagtgGGTGTGAAAAATCAATAAGGTAAATACTGATTCTTCTTTTATCaacaaaataatcttaataggcgtagtaaataataaatgtttaatcatGTACAGATAAACGAAATTACGATTGTTTTCAGAAAGCTGTTCAGAATGAGAAGATATCGGGACGATAAAACACAAATAGATTACTCATATACATCATTACGAGTGTAACGGCCGTCTCTTACTGTTAtcaattttcttataattaagtAGCATTTATATCgagaattataatatatgtaaataaaatgttttataaaactgCAGCGCTGCGTTCAAAATGGCAGGTAGTAAAGCACTTCGCCTATTATTCAACTTCAAGGGTACGTATTATTTACTCATTGTGCTTTCTTTTCATAACTTAcgttaaaggatttttttaaataaaaatggaatagCCGATCATaagataagatatttattataggtacaatataaaaaattaaatcgttatacataggtttttttaaattatttgagaaCGAAGAatgcgtatttttttattttatatttttgtaaatctgtattttaagaaatttatagaactataaattaactttttatgctataatttactttaatagaaaataattttctattttaaataagtgcTTATATTTTGCAATATTAATGTTAGATTAAGGAAAGTGGGTCATGAACTAAAAGATAAGTacttaataacttaattaatgttGTAAAAATACTTAGCGTAAGCTACAGTTGACAATAAAATCCAGCGTTTAAATCTTTATGAGAAATAGCAATAACTGGAGTATCTATGGGCAAGTTGTTCTTCCAgctataatacaaaataatttcgacAGTCTTaagcttgataaaaaaattcCCAATACATATGGTATATATGTATTgggaattatatatattatatatatacatgtgatTTGtagtttcttatatattttagcaACACCATGCTTTACTGTATAACGTGGATACTTTATGTCTTACGATTGATAAATGATAAgacgataaatataattaatcagtaataatttcaaacacgttatcttttaataatataaatacctaaCTTAAAGGAAAAAAACGTATTACGATGGCaacaatagtttatttaatcagcatttatctttgtttattattatggtCTTCAACGTCGTTCaggtgtaatttaaaataattcataattatgtaatgCGTAACCGAAAGTTACAAATGTATTAGCAGTTTTATTAaaggttatttaaaaactaaacttCACTTCTTAGAATCAAGTGTGTCTCGAGTAGAGTCCCGGACTGTTGTGATATTTTCAAAGGCCCGCTACTCAAGACTTCGAAACTTCCTAAAATAAAGGGAATTTGAAACGATTTTTTAATTAGCTtaagttttgttaattaatattttaacaaaacttaacgtatttttaaactcattcatttattataaaattcatatcaTAACgcttattatttgataaataacattataaggtacatttatatacagttatagtaaaattattataaataaatttacaaagagTATATTCTAAGCATTCTCAAAAACAATGCGTACAGTCTCATTTATTAATTCATCATATTTGATGGATTTGTCACTATGAAAAGTGACGAATAAAACAATCGACTtcttgtaattatttacaaattgtatCATGAAGATGTAGATGATAAGATCTACCTACATGATGCAATTTTGTCACCTATGCCATATGTAGTGTTGATTAATGATAAGTAAATTTCATGTTCAATTAGTTTCACTtaagcaataaaaaa encodes:
- the LOC124532105 gene encoding ethanolaminephosphotransferase 1-like; translated protein: MARFLSRDKLEGFEKYKYNSIDTSILSNYVMHPFWNWCVQFCPVWVAPNLLTFSGFLLTVLNFLLFSYYDYGFHALTKENATNDHIPSWVWAVSAVNLFVAYTLDGIDGKQARRTGSSGPLGELFDHGLDSYSTVLIPTCLYSIFGRDELSPLRFFFVIWNIFLNFYLTHWEKYNTGVMFLPWGYDFTMIGSCILLLVTSVTGPRAWHVSLPGGITPGIVFEIVLYFSAMITSQTIILWNIYKSYRDGTGKMRPFMEAVRPLVPLVFFFCLSTIWALYSPTDILSRSPRLFYVLTGTIFSNINCRLIVSQMSDTRCEAFNGLLVPYALALCAVLGLRVSPASELLLLLALTAAASLAHINYGTRVVQEMCEHFKISCFRIKPKIK